TTTCTCAGACCGAAGCAAGCCCATCGGAGTTTTCTATCACTTGCGTTTCTTGTATCTATGGTTCTCTTCATCGGCCCTGATGATTTCCCCATCCTCGATGCCATTCCCTTCGCGAAAAAGTTTCAGAATATTCATGCCATTTTCATGGTCGAATGGGCCGCCGTCATGCTGGGAGGACTCGCACTGGGCTGGCTCTTTGAGCGGTTATGCGAAATACCCGGGCAAAAACTCAGGTATGCCGCAATCGGAATAGTTGCCGTTTCGCTTTTCTTTGATTATGGCAATGCCCTTTATGAGCGGACGCGGTCTGCGGAGAAGATGATCAACGTTAAAAATGTATATACGACGAACGGGAGACTGACGATACGGCCAGACATGAATACCGAATGGCGTCATTTTGCCTCTGTCGTTGATGAATTGCAGGGACAGGAACAGCGTGAGGGTGCCATCGCCTCACTTCCGCTTGCACACGATGATTCGGTCCTCTATAACCTCCTGCCGCTTATGGTCGACCGTTCCGTCTTTATCTGCGGTTTTGAACAGGTCGGTGGCGTGTATGATCTCATGGTACATAAATTCAGAGGTTCGCTTCGGGACAATTACAATCTTCAAAAACTTTTCAATGTGCGTTTCGTGGTGAACAGTCCCTATCACAGGAAACAACCGCTCCACTGGCACAAGCAGACACAAATCCTTCATGCCGATCAGTACTGGGAACTTGCTCGAATAGAAGGGGACTTCGGCCGGCTCGGAGGAATGCCGGGGACCCTCGTGGGATTCGCCGGTTCGGAACGGGAGTGGGCATGGCTGATGGATGCCTGGCTGAAAGAGGTACGTGACAGGGGGACGGCACCCTGGATTGTGAACTTTACCCATGCGGGAGGCACTGATCGAGACATGGGAAACCTGCTTCCTGCCATGAAGGCCGTTCTTGTCGGCAAAGAGGCTTGGATCCCGGAACTGCCTCACGAGGTACACGTGATCCCGATCCATAATACTGACGAGACCTCGGTCAGACACCTCTTTCAAGAGCTCTCAGACAGCGAGCCGCACCGGTTTCTTGAACCTGTTGCGTATGAAACGCTGCAGGCTGACCGCAGGAGGGAATCCTTCAGATTGATCATAGATGAACCCTGCCGTTTTGTCCTCTTCAAGCGCGCTTTCTATCGGGGCTGGGAAGCGTATCTTGACGGCATGAAAACACACATATATCGGGTCTCACCGGGCCTGCAGATGGTCCGTGTGCCCCGGGGAACCCACGTGATCGACTGGTGCTACCGGGGACCGAACAACCGAATCTGGGCCGTCGGCGCCGGTATCCTGGGAATGATCATTGCCGGTTTCCTCGTGTGGAGGGAGCGCCGCTGGAAGGTGCAACCCTCGGTAACGACCGAAGATCCTTCCGAGATCAGGGAAACAAAAGTAAAGGGGGTACTCCCTTACATGGTTGCAGGTATCTGGGTTCTCTTCATCTGCTTTGCCTCCGTACAGATCGTATCGGAGGCTTATTTGAGGAGGCCGGTCATCATTGCTCCCCGGCCGGATACCGCCGTTGCGGAGAAGGATGCGAATTTTTACTGGAATTACGTGGTGGGGCTGAAACCCGCCGACCAGGCGTTTGTTTTTGAAGTAGCGAGCGATCCCGGCTTTCAGGATATTCTTGTCAGGAAAGAACCTCCGAAGAACCAGGTCCGCCTCGAAGGGCCGCTTCCGACGGGGCAACGCCTCTACTATCGCGTCAAGCTCGTTTGGGATGAGGGGCACCGGTGGACCACCCCGGTACCGATAACGGTGAATGAGGGCATGAGAAATGGTCAAGGTCCTTCTGCAAGCCGATGATTTCGGCCTGCACGGTTCCATAAACCGGGCCGTCATCGATGCGGCGCGGCAAGGGGTGCTGACGGGCGCCAGTCTCATGGCGAACGGACCGGCCGCATCCGAGGCGATCACCTGGTTGCGGGATAATCCCTCTTTTCCCGCAGGGGTCCACCTGAACATACTGCGCGGGAGACCGCTCTCGGACCCCCATGAAATACCCACACTGGTCGACGGGCGGGGACTCTTTCTCAACTCGGCCCGGTCGCTCTGGGCACGTTCCGTTGCGGGCGGGCTGGATGCCGGGCAGATATACAAAGAGTATCGACGGCAGGTTCTATCTATGATAGATAACGACATTGTTCCGACACACCTGGACGGTGAGAAACATACTCATATCGTACTGCCCCAGGCTGCGACAGCCGTGGAAAGGCTCATTGAAGAATTCGGTATCAGAAAGGTGCGCTGTGTCAGGGAGCGGCCCCTGTACCGCCTGTTTCGCGAGAAGGGTGTGCCTGTACCCTGCGATATGAAGCAGTACGGGAAACTCATCGTTCTTGAATACCTGTCAGGGAGAGCGGGGAAACGATGGACGGGAATAGCAGCCCCTGACTATTCCTTCGGCATCGGCATCAGCGGTCTTCGCATGACCCATGGAACACGACGGGAGCTTCTCAAAACACTGTTCGAGCTCCCTGTTCAGGGGACAGTGGAGTGGATATTCCATCCCGCCTACGACACGGAATTCGATGAGCCCCGTAACAGGGCCCTTTACGGACCTTCATTCCTGCGAGAGGCCAGGGTCGATGAATACCGGTTTCTGGTTTCAGAAGATACGATACGGACAGTGTCGGAACATGAAAAAGCCGTGATTTCTTACAGGGACATATGAACAATTTCATCTCAATCGTCGTACCGCTGTATAACGAACGGGAGAATGTGCCGATACTCGTGAAGGAGATCGGTACCGTTCTTGACGAAGAAGAGCGCCCCTTCGAGCTGGTCCTGGTCGATGACGGGAGCAGTGATGGCACCTTTGAGGCTGTCAGGGAAGCAGCCCGTCATGACGATCGGGTCAGGGGAGTTCGATTGAGCAGGAATCACGGTCAGACGACGGCCATCAAGGCGGGTATCGAACATGCCTCAGGCCGGATATGCATTACCATGGACGGTGACCTCCAGCATGACCCCGCCCACATTCCGGCGCTGCTGCGCGGGATCGATGACGGCTACGATCTGGTATGCAGTTACCGTTATAAGCGTGATGACGCCTTTCTGCGCCGCTTTCCATCCCGGGTCGCCAATGGCATCGCACGGTGGTTTTCCCGGGTCCCCGTCAGGGACTTCGGTTCCACCTTCAGGGCCTGCCGGACGGACATTATGCGGGACATTCCCATTTACGGAGAAATGCACCGGTTTATTCCGGTCTTTGCCGGCATGCTCACAGACCGGATAACGGAAATCCCGATCACCCTCCGCAAAAGGCAACATGGGCGATCGAAATACGGACTGGGTAGAACCTTTCGCGTATTTTCGGACCTGATCGCCATCCTTTTCTTCGCCCGTTTCTTCACCCGTCCCATCCACATATTCGGGTATATTTCGCTTCTGCTCGGTCTACCGGGTCTTGTCATCCTTGGATGGCTGAGCGGGGCAAAGATCCTCGGTCTGATCGAAATAAAGGATTATGGACCTTTATTCATCCTGGGTGTTCTTCTCATGCTGGTTTCCGGGCAGGTGCTGACGATGGGGATCGTCTGCGAGTACCTGACCAGGATATATTACGGAAACGAGAAGCACCGGTCCTATGTGGTTGCCGAGAGGACCCATGATAAAGAACGGTAATGGTTTCTTTCGGTCGGAACGACTGTGAGGGCGGCGGATGTTATGGAAATACGCGAAACGACTGAAAAAGAGTGGAACATGCAGCTTTCCCGCTGCACCATTCCGTCCGTCTATCAGGACAGCCGCTGGCTTGAATTGATACACCGGACCTACCCCGGGCTCAAAATCCACCGCATTATCTGCTGTGAAGAGGGGGAAACTGTCCGTTATCTTCTTCCCCTCGTCGAGGTGAGGCCTCTCGGCAGGCTGCGTCCGATGCTGATATCTCTTCCTTTTGGGAATTACGGCGGCTTTCTCTTTCCGCCGGGTGGGGAGGATGGCCCCGATGAACCTGGTTTGGGGGCCCTGAGAGACTATTTCAAAGGAAGCCGGGCCTTCGCCCTGGAGATCAGAGAGCGGGGGCGACCATCGTGCCGGCTTTCCACCGACGACCGGTTCAGGACCTTTATCCTTTCCTTTCCAGAGAGCATCGACGAGCTGTGGAACCGGGTGATCTCCGGAAATGCCCGAACGTCGGTCCGCAAGGCGGAAAAATCGGGCGTGACGGTTCACTTCGACCATCCGCGGGCGATGGCCTTTTTCCTGGAGCTCTATGAAAGACAATCCTCCTTCCAGGGAACGCCGGTTCATTGCCGGTCATGGTTTCCCGACATGAAAGAGCTTTTCCCGGAAGAGCTGGAAATCGCCCTTGCCCGGTACCGGAATGACTATGTGGGAGCGCTTCTGATGCTCCATTTCGGTGGAAGCACCATGCTCCATGCGGCGGTTACCGATCCGCTGTACCGTCACATACCCGTCACCGACAGGCTCATCTGGGCGGCCTTTGAGCGCCTGTATGAGACGGGCCGTTCCAAGTCATTTGATTTCGGCAGGACCCGCCCCGTGCCGGGCAAGCTCTTTTTCAAGCGGAAATGGGGAGGGAGAGAGCTGCCCATTGTCTATTCTTACCTGATCAAGCCGGGATACCGCGTGCCTGAAATCCTCCCGGAGAATCCCCGGCTGGGGCCGGCCGTTCGGCTCTGGAAGAAATTGCCTCGACGCGTGGCGCGGATCATCGGACCACCGCTGCGAATGAGGATACCGACGTGAGCACGAGCGGCCGGAAAAAGACGATTTACTTTGTCCAGGTGCTCTTTTCCACGGTCTGTCTCGGCTGGGTGGCGGCGGCGCTGGCGAAGACAGACTGGGCGGCGGTGGGGGAACTGCTGGAAAATATCTCACCGGAGATGTTTGTTTCAGCCCTGGCGGTCTTTACCTTCCTCTATGCCTCTCGTTTACTTCGGTTGCGTTACTGGATCCATTCGGCGACGGAAAAGAGGCTTCCCTGGCGGTCCTGGATAGGGTTGTATCTGGCCGCCACGGCGCTGGGTTCCGTGACGCCCGGACGCCTGGGCGATGCTGCGAAGATCCCCCTGCTGCTTCGGACGGGACTTTCCCTCGCCACACGGGGGAAGGTTTATCTCCTTGAAAAAGCCATGGACCTTGCCTATCTCCCGGCCGGTTTGTGTCTTACCGCCTCCGTCGTGAGCATGAACCTGCACGTGACGGAGCGGTCTCTTCTGTATGCTGGCGTGACCGGTCTCCTCCTGTGCCTTTTTGTCGTTTCATATTTCGGAAGATCTCTCGGGCAGGGGGCCCTGGCAGTGGGATGGTTTTTTACCGCCGCCGGGTTTTTCCTCTATGTGATCGCGAATTTTCTGCTCTTTCGTTCACTGGGCCTTACGTTGACGCTGTCCGATGTGGCAGCCGTAACCATCGCCGTCGGCGTCATCGCCGCTCTTCCCATCAGTCTCGGCGGACTGGGCGTTCGTGAACTATCCTTCATCGCTGTGCTGGGCATCTGGGGGGTATCACGGGAAACGGCCGCCCCCGTTCTGATCCTGGAATTTTTTGTTAATATGGTGTTTCCCGGACTGCTCTACGGTTTATGGCGTGGTTTTTCAATCTGTTCGGCAAAAGGAACTGAATAGGTCAGAGTGGCAGAGGGGCAAAGCGACAGAGTGAAAAACGTGAGGTGTCAAGCATAAAACGAGGAACACAGTCTTACTTATTATTTGCGGATTACGGATTACGGATTACGGATTACGATTCCCGATTCTCGAATCCCGATTCCTAAAAATGTTTCAATGGCCGCCAAGAAAAAAGAGATTCATGCACGACCAACAACCCAAAAAAAGTTGACTCGCGCGGGAAAGAGAATCTAAAAAAGAATACAATCGAGAGGTTGGACGTGTTGCCAATAATAAGGAAATAGGGGAGGGGTTTCGTTATGAGTGATTTCATTCAATATATTATGGAAAACCCGGTAGCGCTGGTTATAGCGGCGGCGCTGGCGCTTCTTCTCGTATATTTTATCATTCAGAAACTGCTGAAACTGGCGCTTATCTGCGGTCTCGTCCTCGTCGCGCTTTTCGGCTACTATTACATCACCGCGCCGGAAGAGTTCCCCGAACGGGTGGTGGAGACCGTTCAGGAGGTCAAGACGAGGACGGGGGGGCTTGTCGAAACGGGCAAGGTTATTCTGGAAAAGGGGAAAAAGATCGCCGGGCAAGTCGCCGACGAAGCCGCTGAAGAGGCGAAGGACGTCACCCGGGAAGAAAACGTCCTTACAGAAGATTGATCTCCATGGCCCGGACGGGACATGCCTTGACACACATTTCACAGCCACTGCATTTTTCAGGATCGAAAAGGATCTTCATCGTTGCCTGATCGAGGTAGAGGGCGTTTGCCGAACAGAAGGCAAGGCAGGCGCCGCAGTGTACGCATTTGTCCACATTTTGCGTGACGCTTTTCGAGAGGGGATCCACCTTCAAGCCCGATTCCCTGAGGAACCGGATTCCCCGGTCGAAGTTGTCCTTCGTGCCTGTCAGGTCAAGAACGAGGAGGCCCTCGCGCCGCGGCAGTACTCGTGCCCGCAGGATATTGAAGGAGAGGTCAAAGTCCTGGGCCAGCCGGCAGACGATCGGCTTGTCAACCACATCCGGCGTGTAACGGAGAACGACCTTTTTTGAATAGATATTTTCCATAGAAACCCCGATTCTGGAAATAATAGGGTCAGTTTCGGAAACTGTCAAGTAATCATTGTCCTTATGAACCTTCCTCCGATTCGAGGAGCGTCGGCCAGTCCAGGGAGGCAAACCGGTTGCTGAGCGGGTGATCATCATCAATAATAGTGTACACAAGGTTCGAAAATATCTTTGATGCTATGGCCCGGACCGGTTCGACGGGTACCACATCGTCACCGCTCCCGTGATAGACGATGACGGGCATGTCCAGTCTCCGCTCAAGATAAGGTTCGAATTCCTCAATATCGAGGGCGGGCGCGAGAAGGATCAGTTTTTTTACCTTGTGAGGGTTCTCGCAGGCGTAAATGGCCGCCATGAGGCCGCCATAGCTGGAACCGACGATGATCAGGTCCTCACGGCCGGCGAGGATCTCCCGAAGCGTGTTCATGCGCGCATCAAGCGGTCCCGTGTAATCTTCGATGATCATCGAAGGATACCGCTTCCCGAAGTAGGTGCCCTTTGTTCCCCGGCCGCTGCTCTCCAGCCCATGAATAAAAACCCGTGTTACCGCCATGGATTGCGTTCTCCTTTAGTTTTGAACGTCATACTATCCATAATGATATTTTGCAAGACCGGGTATCATGAATCGAGATTCGGAAATCGTGATGCGAGGATCGGGGATCGGAATCCATAATCCATAATCCATAATCCGTAATCCGGCCTTCACATTTTTCCCTCTGCCCCTTTGTCGCTTTTTAATGAGTTGCCTTGAAATTCAATCTTGTGATAGGAAAACCCAATTACAGGAATCGAGGCATGTTATGGCAGTCGTGGTCCCATTCAGAGCGCTCAGACCGGTGCGGGAGAGGGCGGAAAATATCGCCTCCTGTGCCTACGATACGGTAAGTTCCGAGGAGGCACGACGGATCGCGCAGGGTAATGAATACAGCTTTCTCCACGTGGTCAAGTCGGAAATAGACCTTTCACCGCAGGTCGATCCATACAATGAAGCGGTATATGAGAAAGCGGCCCTTAATCTGCAGGCCTTTATTCAAAAAGGACTCTTCATCAGGGACGAAATTCCCCGGTTCTATGTGTACCGGCAGACGATGGGTCGCCACGTACAGGACGGGATCGTCGCCTCGGTGGCTGTTTCCGATTACCGGTCCGGCCTGATCAAACAACATGAACTCACCCGCTCCGACAAGGAACGGGACAGAACGAAGCATATCATGACGGTCAACGCCCAGACGGGCCCCGTGTTCATGACATACCGGTATGTACCCGCCATCAATGAGATCGTCGGTAATACCGTGGAGGAGTTTCCGGAGTATGATTTCACGGCCGACGATGGGGTCAGGCACACGGCCTGGATAATTGGAGATGATGGGACGGCGGAGCGGATCCGTGATGAATTTTCAAAGGTCCCCGTCCTCTATATAGCCGATGGGCATCACCGGGCGGCGTCGGCCGCGGCGGTCCAGCAAATGCGGGCCGAGGCAAATCCTGTCCATACCGGCGGGGAAGAGTACAATTTCATGATGGCCGTTCTTTTTCCTCACGACCATCTCAATGTGATGGCCTATAACCGTGTCGTCCGTGACCTGGGGGGGCTTGACGAGAGACGGTTCCTCGAGCAGTTGTCCGATCCTTGTATCATGATCGCTGATGTGAAGGAAAAGATTCCCGATGAAAAACACCGGTTCTGCATGTACCTGCGGGGGCGGTGGTTCGGCCTGCAGGTCAGGCCGGAACATGCCGCAGGGGGTGACGCCGTCGAAACGCTCGATGTGTCGATACTGCAGCGCCACGTGCTTGAGCCGATACTGAATATACGGGATGTCAGGAATGACAGCCGGATCGATTTCGTGGGTGGGATCCGGGGAACGGCCGAACTGGAACGGCTGGTCGATTCCGCGGCATATGCCGTCGCTTTCTCTCTCCATCCTCTCTCAGTGGATGACCTTATCGCTGTTTCAGATGCCGGCAGGATCATGCCTCCCAAGTCCACCTGGTTCGAACCGAAACTGCGAAGCGGTATCTTCGTTCACCTCCTTGATTGAATGGAACAGGTACAGGGGCAATATAATCTGATCATCATCCTGGGGCCCACCGCTTCGGGGAAGACGGCCCTGGCAGCACGGTTGGCCGCGGACCTGGACTCCGCAGTGATATCTGCCGATTCACGCCAGGTTTACCGCGGCATGGACATCGGAACGGGGAAGGACCTTCAGGAATTCGTTATTGAAGGCAGGCATGTTCCCTATCACCTCATCGATATTGTCGATCCCGGCCGGGAATTCAGCGTTTTTGAATATCAGCAGCGATTCCACGATTGTTTTCTGACCCTCCTGAAAGAAGGCGTCGTGCCCGTCATGGTGGGTGGAACCGGCCTGTATCTTGAAGCCGTCATCGAGGGATACCAAATGGCGGAAGTTCCTCCGGACCTGCTGTTGCGCCGTGAACTGGAGATGCTGGACATGGAGGAACTGAAAGAGCGTTTGCGGTCGATCAACCCGGCACTTCATAACACAACGGACCTGGTTCACCGTGAGCGGGTCCTTCGAGCTATCGAGATAGCCGAACATGATGGGGAATCCGGATCCGGTAACGTTTCGCGTGTCCCCGTGCGTCCCTTCATTGTGGGGGTGCGGTGGGAGCGGGACGTCCTGCGCCGTCGGATCACCCTGCGTCTCGCGGCACGGCTTGAGCAGGGCATGATGGATGAGGTCAGGAAACTCCATGAAGAGGGCATCAGCTGGGAGCGGCTCGACCTCTTCGGCCTCGAGTACCGGTATATCGGCCGCTGCCTGCAAGGGATGATTTCCCGTGATGAAATGGTAACAGTCCTCAACACGCGGATCCACCAGTTCGCCAAGCGCCAGACGACCTGGTTCCGTCGCATGGAGAGGCGAGGTGCCGTCATACACTGGATAGACGGGGATGATTACGCGACCCTCGCGGAACTCGTCAGGGAAGCGGGAATTACCGGTCGCCTTGGGTGAGGGCCGCAACGCAGCATGTGGACTTTCCACGAAGTCGTCAATAATGTGTTTCGTAGCCGTTGACGTAAACGGTCTCTGTTGTCTCGCCTTGGGCCGTTACCACGTGAGCTGTGACGGTGATGGGAAAGACGGGAATCCCGGTAATGATGTAATACCCATTTCCTTCCGAGCAGTCTGCCTGATCGGTACTCCACCAGTATTGGTAGCCCTGGGTGGTTCCACATTTATAGAGGTCGTATTCGCCTTCGACTAAATCTCCGGTTATGTACACGCGTTCGGCATTTTTTGCATAGACGACAAAACGGTAACACCAGATATCCTCCCCGTTGGTGATTTTATACAGCGTGGCAAGAAAGGTCGCTTTTTCGGCCCACCAGGTTCCCCCTGACATCGACGACATGTACCAGTCACCATCCATTGAATAAGCCGTGGACAATCCTGTTCCTGAATAGGTAGTCCCGTTCGCGGTGATTGTTAAAAAGATATCGGACCCGTCTATTGAACCTGTTCCCCCCGCATGGGAAGCAATGCTGAAAGTCAGTTTCTCGGCGGACTGGTTGATCACCATGAGCAGGGGACCTGCATATCCGGGCTGTTTTCCCTCCGTGTAGTAACACTGCCAGACGCCGGTGACGTCTATGAGACTGCCGCCGTCATCGTCCACTGAACCGGTGCCTATGACACACAAAAAGCCACAGATGATTATGAGAATGATGAATGAATATCGAAGGGGAGATAAGATCTTCATGGCAGCTGCATTTCCTTTTCTTTTTTAGATAGTCAGATAGCAAGGAAGTGGGGAAAAAGCAAATATTGTTGCCCTTTCTCAGAGTGCCGCTGTGATAAAGGGACTCATATATTGTGTTTTTTGACCGTTTGGAGTATTGCAGGCGCAATAATGGTCGCCTTGCTGGTGAACAATGAAGGGAAAGAACAGAATTCAGCGTTACCTTGACGATTACGCCCTCAGGGGCCCCTGGGAGGTGATCCCGAAACCGGAAGGGGGAGTGGGGGCGGTAGTGGTGATCCCCGCCCTTGCCGAGTCCCGTTATCTCTTTGAGACACTGGCCGCCCTTGCCGAAAATGACCCGGCCGAGCTGCGACGGGCACTGGTTATCTGCGTCATCAACAACCGGGGCCCAGGCGGTGCCGCCCCTAAGGATATCGAAGACAACCGGATAACGCTCGCTGTTCTCCGTTCTCTGGAAAGTCGTTCACTGCCGGGGGAATTGCCTCAGTGGGTATCGAGTACGCACCTGGAACGGATCCTTGACGGTTCTCTCCGTCTGGCGAGCATTGACGCTTCATCTCCCGGATATGAGATGCCCGCCGGGACCGGCGGCGTCGGCATGGCACGGAAAATCGGTTTTGACCGGGCACTCACGGTCTTTGATCATGATGTGCCGGGAGTGAAGCTGCTCTTTTCACTTGACGCCGACACTCTCGTCGAAAGGGGATATCTCTCTTCGGTCCGCACGTTTTTCGAGGAAACGGGGTCATCGGCCGCCGTTATCGCCTTTGCTCACCGACAGGGCTCTACGATGCGTGAGAGAGAGGCGATCTGCGCCTATGAAACATTCCTTCGCTATTACGTTCTCGGCCTCCATTTCGCGGGCTCTCCCTATGCATATCATTCGATCGGTTCGACCATGGCCTTCACCGTGGACCGCTATGCAGCGGTACGGGGAATGAACAGGCGCCAGGCCGGCGAGGACTTCTATTATCTCAACAAGATGGCGAAAACAGGAACGATCGGCAAAATAATTTCCACGCGTGTCCATCCTTCTTCCCGACCTTCCCGCCGCGTCCCCTTCGGTACGGGACGGAAGGTGGCCGGGTTTCTGGGAGAGGATGCCGACTACCTGGTGTATGATCCCCGCTGCTTTTCCGTTCTGAAAGACCTCATCACAGCGATTCCCCGTGTGGCCGAGTCTCCCGGTGCTGCACAGGAAACGCTCGCGACGCTCCATCCGCTGCTTGAAGGATTTCTTGTACAGAACCATTTTGATGAAGCATGGCGGAACATCCGGAGAAACGGCCGTTCCCGGGCGGTACTGACGCGTCATTTCCATACCTGGTTCGACGGGTTCAGGACCTTCAAATTCATTCGTTACCTTTCCGCTCAGGGGCTGCATTCCGTCGACATGTTCGACGCCGCGGGGGAACTGCTGGCCATGATGCGACGGGGGACGCCGGCGGCGGTGAAGGGGGCGATCATGCCTTCCTTTGATGAACGGTTTGCACTCCTCGATCATCTTCGGCTGCTCGAAGATGAATTGAACGCGCCAGCAGGCGTGCCGAAAGCCGTGGCCGGCTAAATCCCCGTTGATGGACGGCATGCTTCATGCTATAGTTTATCCGCGAATAACGCGAGGAATTAAAAAGATATTTGACAACTTCGTAAAAGGTCAGCATGCGGCGCGGCGCTTCATTTTTTCATCATTTCGACTTACAAACAACCGTGCCTTCAAGCTTTTCACGAAGCCGTCTCATATGATACAGTGGTGCGACTTTTTACGAGGGTATCAATAGTTGGACCGGGAACAAGAAAACAGACGAAAGACGAACACCCTGCATGTCGGTTCAGTAAAAATAGGCGGCGACGCCCCTGTTGTCGTTCAATCAATGACCTGCACCGATACCCGTGATGTGGCGGCAACGATCGAGCAGATTAGGCGACTCGAAGCGGCGGGCTGTGAAATAGTGCGGGTTGCCGTTCCCGACAGGGAAGCGGCCGATTGCCTGAGGACGATCAAGCAAGGCATATCGATCCCCCTCATAGCCGACATCCATTTCGATCACCGGCTGGGGATAGCCGCCATGGAAAACAATGCCGACGGCATAC
This region of Deltaproteobacteria bacterium genomic DNA includes:
- a CDS encoding ChbG/HpnK family deacetylase, which encodes MVKVLLQADDFGLHGSINRAVIDAARQGVLTGASLMANGPAASEAITWLRDNPSFPAGVHLNILRGRPLSDPHEIPTLVDGRGLFLNSARSLWARSVAGGLDAGQIYKEYRRQVLSMIDNDIVPTHLDGEKHTHIVLPQAATAVERLIEEFGIRKVRCVRERPLYRLFREKGVPVPCDMKQYGKLIVLEYLSGRAGKRWTGIAAPDYSFGIGISGLRMTHGTRRELLKTLFELPVQGTVEWIFHPAYDTEFDEPRNRALYGPSFLREARVDEYRFLVSEDTIRTVSEHEKAVISYRDI
- a CDS encoding glycosyltransferase family 2 protein; amino-acid sequence: MNNFISIVVPLYNERENVPILVKEIGTVLDEEERPFELVLVDDGSSDGTFEAVREAARHDDRVRGVRLSRNHGQTTAIKAGIEHASGRICITMDGDLQHDPAHIPALLRGIDDGYDLVCSYRYKRDDAFLRRFPSRVANGIARWFSRVPVRDFGSTFRACRTDIMRDIPIYGEMHRFIPVFAGMLTDRITEIPITLRKRQHGRSKYGLGRTFRVFSDLIAILFFARFFTRPIHIFGYISLLLGLPGLVILGWLSGAKILGLIEIKDYGPLFILGVLLMLVSGQVLTMGIVCEYLTRIYYGNEKHRSYVVAERTHDKER
- a CDS encoding GNAT family N-acetyltransferase, which encodes MEIRETTEKEWNMQLSRCTIPSVYQDSRWLELIHRTYPGLKIHRIICCEEGETVRYLLPLVEVRPLGRLRPMLISLPFGNYGGFLFPPGGEDGPDEPGLGALRDYFKGSRAFALEIRERGRPSCRLSTDDRFRTFILSFPESIDELWNRVISGNARTSVRKAEKSGVTVHFDHPRAMAFFLELYERQSSFQGTPVHCRSWFPDMKELFPEELEIALARYRNDYVGALLMLHFGGSTMLHAAVTDPLYRHIPVTDRLIWAAFERLYETGRSKSFDFGRTRPVPGKLFFKRKWGGRELPIVYSYLIKPGYRVPEILPENPRLGPAVRLWKKLPRRVARIIGPPLRMRIPT
- a CDS encoding flippase-like domain-containing protein; protein product: MSTSGRKKTIYFVQVLFSTVCLGWVAAALAKTDWAAVGELLENISPEMFVSALAVFTFLYASRLLRLRYWIHSATEKRLPWRSWIGLYLAATALGSVTPGRLGDAAKIPLLLRTGLSLATRGKVYLLEKAMDLAYLPAGLCLTASVVSMNLHVTERSLLYAGVTGLLLCLFVVSYFGRSLGQGALAVGWFFTAAGFFLYVIANFLLFRSLGLTLTLSDVAAVTIAVGVIAALPISLGGLGVRELSFIAVLGIWGVSRETAAPVLILEFFVNMVFPGLLYGLWRGFSICSAKGTE
- a CDS encoding 4Fe-4S binding protein, yielding MYSKKVVLRYTPDVVDKPIVCRLAQDFDLSFNILRARVLPRREGLLVLDLTGTKDNFDRGIRFLRESGLKVDPLSKSVTQNVDKCVHCGACLAFCSANALYLDQATMKILFDPEKCSGCEMCVKACPVRAMEINLL
- a CDS encoding alpha/beta fold hydrolase encodes the protein MAVTRVFIHGLESSGRGTKGTYFGKRYPSMIIEDYTGPLDARMNTLREILAGREDLIIVGSSYGGLMAAIYACENPHKVKKLILLAPALDIEEFEPYLERRLDMPVIVYHGSGDDVVPVEPVRAIASKIFSNLVYTIIDDDHPLSNRFASLDWPTLLESEEGS
- a CDS encoding DUF1015 domain-containing protein, with the protein product MAVVVPFRALRPVRERAENIASCAYDTVSSEEARRIAQGNEYSFLHVVKSEIDLSPQVDPYNEAVYEKAALNLQAFIQKGLFIRDEIPRFYVYRQTMGRHVQDGIVASVAVSDYRSGLIKQHELTRSDKERDRTKHIMTVNAQTGPVFMTYRYVPAINEIVGNTVEEFPEYDFTADDGVRHTAWIIGDDGTAERIRDEFSKVPVLYIADGHHRAASAAAVQQMRAEANPVHTGGEEYNFMMAVLFPHDHLNVMAYNRVVRDLGGLDERRFLEQLSDPCIMIADVKEKIPDEKHRFCMYLRGRWFGLQVRPEHAAGGDAVETLDVSILQRHVLEPILNIRDVRNDSRIDFVGGIRGTAELERLVDSAAYAVAFSLHPLSVDDLIAVSDAGRIMPPKSTWFEPKLRSGIFVHLLD
- the miaA gene encoding tRNA (adenosine(37)-N6)-dimethylallyltransferase MiaA; protein product: MEQVQGQYNLIIILGPTASGKTALAARLAADLDSAVISADSRQVYRGMDIGTGKDLQEFVIEGRHVPYHLIDIVDPGREFSVFEYQQRFHDCFLTLLKEGVVPVMVGGTGLYLEAVIEGYQMAEVPPDLLLRRELEMLDMEELKERLRSINPALHNTTDLVHRERVLRAIEIAEHDGESGSGNVSRVPVRPFIVGVRWERDVLRRRITLRLAARLEQGMMDEVRKLHEEGISWERLDLFGLEYRYIGRCLQGMISRDEMVTVLNTRIHQFAKRQTTWFRRMERRGAVIHWIDGDDYATLAELVREAGITGRLG